GTCCGCGAAATGGCCGAAAGCTATCCGGTAACATTGGTAAATTCCGTCAATCCCTACCGCCTAGAAGGGCAAAAAACTGGAGCCTTTGAAATCGTCGATGCGCTGGGTGATGCCCCAGACTGGCTGTGTATACCTGTTGGCAATGCGGGAAATATCACAGCATATTGGATGGGCTTTTGTCAATATCATCAAGATGGCAAGTGCGATCGCTTACCCCGAATGATGGGATTCCAAGCCGCAGGTGCAGCCCCATTAGTACACGGTCAGCCAGTGGCGCATCCCGAAACCCTAGCGACAGCAATTCGCATTGGCAACCCTGCTAGCTGGGAATTAGCGATCGCAGCCCAAACTGCAAGTCAGGGGAATTTCCATGCCGTTACCGATGCAGAAATTCTCGATGCTTATCGACTTTTAGCATCATCAGAAGGTATCTTCTGCGAACCTGCTAGCGCCGCTTCTGTAGCCGGATTATTGCAGGTAAAAGACCAAATTCCTACAGGGGCGACAGTGGTTTGTGTCCTCACAGGCAATGGTCTAAAAGACCCAGATACAGCCATTAAACACAATCACAGCCAATTTAAACAGGGGATTGCAGCAGAATTGGGCGCAGTCGCCGAGGCAATGGGATTTTAAGTAACCTGGAAATACAAGCGATCGTAATATCTAATTGAAAAATTGCGTAGGCAAAGCCCACTGGAGGTATCGCAGCCAATATTTTCAGTATGGCGAGTGTCAAAATAATCCCAAATTGCCAAATGATTGCGATAGATGAATTCAGACTAAGCAAGATGCAGCAAGGAATACCCAATCAAAAATCTAAAATTTAAAATCCAAAATGGTATAATCCTAAAGAATTTTTAATCAACTGGTTGATCATTTTAATAATCACCAACAAAGAAAAAAATACAAGCCCCTAAATAAATTTAGGGGGATTATTAATTTTGAATTTTGAATTTTGAATTTGGAGCGAAGCAACGTGACTCATTCTACTGATATTGCTACCTTAGCCCGATGGATGTCAGCTGACTTTAGTAATCAAGAACAAGCTTTTGAAAATCCGCCTTTTTATGCCCACATTCGTGTGTGTATCCGTCCCCTTCCCTTGGAATTGTTCTCAGGGGTAAGTTTGTTTCTCGAACAAGCTTATGATTTTATGCTCAATCAACCCTACCGGATGCGGGTAATGAAGTTGATTCCCGCAGAAAACCACATTGCTATTGAACACTACACCGTTAAAGAAGAACAAAAATTTTACGGTGCATCTCGTGAACCCGAACGCCTCAAAGACTTGTCTGTTGACCAACTGGAAAAAATGTCAGGCTGCAACATGATTGTAGAGTGGACAGGTAAGAGCTTCAAAGGCAGGGTCGAACCTGGTAAAGGCTGCATTGTGGTTCGTGACGGCAAAAATACTTATTTAGATAACGAATTTGAGATTGACGCTAAAGAATTTTTCAGCCTCGACCGGGGAAGGGATTTAGACACTGATGAGCGTCTGTGGGGTTCCATTGCCGGTCCCTTTCACTTTGTCCGATGGGCTAATTTTGCCGATGAAGTCAAAGCTAATTAACGCGCTAGATGTTCAAAGTAAGCCGTTTGTGGGTAGATGTTGATGAACGTCTTTTTCACGACATCCCCACTTACAACTGTTAATTTCTGGATTGACATTCTTAAAAGTGGTGACGAATAGGTGATCTGGAACACGCTCCTAAGAAGGAAGCACGGGTTAAGCTGTTAAATTATCACTGCGTCATTGTGACAGAAGTTTGGACTAGCGATCGCTAATCCAGATATAACAAGAGCCTGTATGGCGACGCAAGACTAAAAGAATACCAAAGACATCCAGTTAACCCACTATCTCTACCTCACAATCTTGTGCTACTATTGTCGAACTAATGCTATTGCCTCCTTAAAATATCAAGCGGTAGGCAAAAAAGCTTTATAGTGTTGATGTGGCGGCATAGCCAAGTGGTAAGGCAGAGGTCTGCAAAACCTCCACCCCCGGTTCAAATCCGGGTGCCGCCTTAAGGCTTTCAGCCTTTTAGGACTTCTAGAAACCAAATAAAATGCTTTCTTGATATTCAAAGTGATATTCAAAGCCTTCTGGTTAACCCCAGGAGGTTTTTTATTTGACTAACTTAAGGTACATCGAAATCACCTCAAGTTGACTTAGTTAAGACATAGGAATAAATATTTTCCATGAAAACCCACAAACTACAAATAAGTCTAAATGATCACATCTATCACAAACTCAAAGAACTGGCTGAAAGTAATAACATCTCAATGGCTGCCCAATGCAGACTACTTGTCTCTCAAGCAACTACAGAAGACCACAAAAGAACTTAGCGATCGACAAGTAGAAATACAGAAGTCCCTTGAGCGCATCGAGTTAGAAGTCTCAGAAAATACCCAAGTTTTAAACTTCATCGCACAGCATTTAATGAATCAATAGGCTACCGCATACTAACCAAAACAAATCAAAAATATTGGAGGTCTTATGGAAAATCAAAATGAGAAACTACTTGCCCAACTGCGGGATGATTTAGCTACTGAACAGGAAAAATATAATGCTAGGTTAGCTGAAATAAAGGTTAAAGAACAGGCGGCTATGGCGGAAAAGGTCAAGCGCCAACAGAGCCAACAAAGAGTTACTGAAACCTCCAACTTGTTAATCCAGAAGACCATTGAAAATGCTAACTTAGACCCCAGGCAATACCGCTCGGTCTATGAGAGGACTTTTAACCTTTATGGGCAACAAAAAGCCCAAGAGTTATTTGTTTCCTCTGTTATCGGTCTGTTGACCCATAAGCATACCGGGGTAGAATCAGCTACCGCTAGATTTGGTAATGGGGGTCTGACATGGCAGGCTAAGAGTTTCAATAGTCCCCAAGAGTTGTACAAGGCAGTTCTTAGTAGCCTACATGGGGAAGACGGGGGCGACTTCGACCCATTGGGCGGTCATGAATGGTTCGATGTAATCCTTGATAGTCTTTTTGAAGACCCAACCTTTTTACCTGCTGAGTCTGTAATGCCTGAGAGATTTACCAAATATGTTCAAGGGCTGGTAGCGGTCAATCAGATGTCCAGGACTAACCCTATCGGTCTGCCAGATGCCGATGATTTGACTGTAGATGACATGATTTACCTTCAGAGTTTACTAGGCGATTACTAAGACCTACAGAAGCACTTAAGAACCCCGGTAGTTTTACTGGGGTTTTCATTAGGTGGCTTAGGTTGGCATAAGATACCAGAATGACTGTACAAGGGTTAACCCTGTGTGCCAGTTTATGCTGTAATGTGCCAGTTATGGGTAGCCATTGTAACTTACTGAGGTTATAATGGGAGTATACTAAGAAATAAAAGAAACAATGGAACTCCCAGATTTTACCAGAGTGGTTTTAGGTTTAGATGAATACCTCATCGGGCTAGACAAGGCGGATTTAGAGAAGCTATCAGTCATCCCATCGGTTAAGTCAGCAGTTAAGACCTTATACACTTGCCAAGGGTCTAAGTTTATTGATTTATGGGATCTCTATGTTGATAGCCTACCTTGGGCCGAAGGTGAAGAGGTCTTCTTGGATGAGGAGTGTGAATAATGACTAACCAAAGGACTAACCGCAAGGTTAAGTTGCAGGTCTGGCTGACTGAGGAAGAACATGAGCTACTAGCCCAAGCTGCCACTGAAACAGGTCAAGGGATGTCTAGTTATGTCCGGTCTACTGTACTGAAGGCGATCAAGGCAGACTTAGGGGTATCAGTAGACAACCGGAGTAACCAATAACAACCATGAAACCGAACCGCATGATCTATGACCCTACTTATTGGTCTTACTATGTCCTCAATGGTCGAGTATACCGAAACTGCCAGATCCACTCTGTAACCTTTCATGGCACTCAGACATTAACCCAGTTCTTTAAAGCTAATCAGTACCTAATAGAGTTAGCCGATGAGGATGATAATGAATATCAAGAGATTATCAGTAGAGTTGTTACTGAATGGGGGTTGGTCGAGTACCTATCAGATATTTGGGATGAAGTGAACTTCGCTAATAGATAGAGTATTTTCTATGATAATCATAAGATAATCCAATGGTTATTTTAAGCCTCCTAAGCCACATCAGTCCACATCGGAGGCTAGAACCCTGATTCTACTGTTGAATATTGGATCTGACAAAGTATTAGTAAGACATGAGGCATACAGCAATGAAAGTAAAAAGACAAGACGCACAACAAACACTTAGATTATCCACTGACACACAGATGAAGCTAATAGCTCTAGGGGATAAAAGACAGCAACCCATCTCTGAGATTATTAGGGATGCGATCGCTCAATACCTTGAGAATAATAACTAGACATCAAATAGGGCAACCAGTAACCAGCTAGTTGCCCCAAAGACCAAATATTCAAAGTACAAACAACAGGGCTAAGTGCCCAAAGATTCAAATAACCGATTCAAATAACCCAAGGAACCAGAAACATGAACTATTCTAATGATAACTCACTCAACCCTATTCAGTCAAGCTTTGATGTAAATATCAATGACCACTATGGGGTAAATATTGACTCAGATGGAACTACAGAGTTCAAGTTAAATGTAGTAAAAAATGCTGGGGTTTTAAGGACAGTTACCCCCCTCGGTGGTGATAAGTCTAGAGGCGCTGATCCTAAAGCCAAAAATGAGATTAATGGTGGTAGGCAAATGGCCAAACAAATGATTAAAGGTGCTGAGGATAAGCCCCAGATGTTCTGGAAACTATTCGAGGCAGTCTATTCAGATGTTAGGTTTAATAGCTGGAAACAAGAGTATGAGGTTGGGGGGGAGAGAGTTGAGTGGGACTCCCTAATGTGTAGATTTGAAGATGTGGTGTGTAGCCGTAAGGGGTCTGAGGCTTTTCTAAAGTCTAGAAGAAGAGACTTTGAGTCTAGAAAAGGATTTAACCCCATGAAGGAAATATTAGAAGAATATCATAAGGATTTTGTTAAGCCTGTGGCTATGGAAGAGGTGGCGACAGAAGATGAAGAGATTGGTTTTATTGAGGTTAAAAAGGGAGATATCAGAAGATGGGATGAGCAAGTATTTACTCCTTTCCCCCAATGGGATGAGTTATCATCATTACTATTTGGCACTAGTGACCCATTACATCAAAAGATGCTTGAAGTGTTCCTAATAGGGGCTGCGAGTAGGGCTGTTAACCCTGGTAAAAAACTGGATACTATACTAGTTCTGAAGTCTGATCAGGGATTAGCCAAGACTAGTTTCTTTAGAGCTTTAGGTGGGGAATATTTTGTATCTATTGATGAGATCGAATCTGTAGAGACTACAAGACTTCTACAGAAGGGCTGGATAGGGGAGCTAGGGGAGCTAGAGGGGATTACCAGTAAGGCAGATGTAAATGCCTTAAAGAACTGGGCGACTAAAGAGGAAGACCCACTGAGAAGAATGAACACAGAGGATATCCCATTTAGACCTAGACACATCGCCTTTGGTGGGACTTGTAACTCTGAAGAGATTCTAAAGGACACCACAGGTAATAGAAGGTTTAATATTATCCCTGTTACTAAGGAGATACCCTTAGACTGGTTTAGACAGCACAGAGCGCATATTCTAGCCGCTGCATACCATAAGTACAATGAGTATATTAAGGCTGGTATCCCTTGGTGGTTTACAAAGGAATGGGAGGCTAAATCAGAGGCTCAAAATACTAACTTCATGGAGAAATCCCAGTATGAGGACAGCTTAACCATCCTGGTAGCCTCACTTGAAGGTAAGTATTCCAGAAGGGATGCAGAGGGACAGCCTATTAAGGAAGTAGAGGGTATTGGGTTCACCTTACCGGACATCATGGAAGGCTTAGGCATTCATCTAGGCGCACAGAAGCAAGGTAGATTAGATACTAAGATTGGTAAGTTGCTTGAGAGTTTAGGTTATCAGAAGAAGAAAACCAGAGTATTAGGCTTGAGTACTCCTATTACTCAATGGGCTAAAGCGGATGTACCCAGAGATAAGGTTAATCACTTAACCAAGTCCCAAATAATAGAGATTAGCCGCACACTGTAATCTACCTAGATAACCCGATAGGCTCTCAACGGATTCCGTTGAGGGTTTATTTGTTCTCTATATTTTGGACTGGGGAAAGATAGGGAACAAAGATAGGGAACAGCCTCAAATGCTTACTAAGTAACAGTTATAGGGTTTCTTTTACCCTTCTTGTTCCCAACCCCCTAAAAAGATAGGGAACAGCCAAAAGCCTTGTATCATAAGGTTTACAGGGTTTTTGTTCTCTATCTTTTATATATTTAGTATATTTAATATAAAAAACACCTATTTTATACAAGACTTCAGAATCTCAAAAGATAGAGAACATAGGGAACAGAAGGGTAAAACCTAAGCTAATTAAGGGTTATAGCTGTTCTCAACCTTGTTCTCAACCTAAAAGATAGAGAACAAGGTTGAGAACATCGGGAACAACCAACGGGCGATAGGGGGACTAATAAACTGCCTAAATAATCCCAACAAATGCCCACAGTCCCTTGATGTTATCTCACACAATCCTTAGCAGCCCCCATCGCTCTGCTAGTCAGGCTATCATCCACTACAGCCACATAACTAGCGCCATCTAACCGCCTAGCAAATACTTCCTTCACTTCTGGCTCCATCTGCTGCATTAGGTCATTGCCTAGTAGATTTAGGAAATCCGATTTAGCCAGCCAAATATCTGTACCTCTGTTTTTAGCCTTATCCACCAACTCATCACTGTCAGTAAACATAATGTATGTCCCACTGGTTCCATTCTTGAACCAGAACACATTAGCGCCCAATAACACCCCAGCATAATAAACCTTACACTGGGTTCTGTCAAAGGGTTCATCATCCTCATAATCGGTTGGATCATTGACCTGGGCTTGTTCCTGTATCCTGGGTTGATCTGTTCTCGGTGCGCTCATTTGAAACACCATAGATGGTAAAGACCCTAACCCACAGATGACAGCTATTATGGCAGCTAATCTAATAGGGTGCTTTTCAATAAGGTCTAGATATTTATTTAACATTAAAATCACTAGTATCTAATATTACTTCCCTCAGTCTATTCTGGTAAATAAATGAGGTCAAGTATACCAATCAGACAGGACTAAATACAGATATAACCAAGACCCAAGGATACCCGATGACCCCTAAGCAACTAGCTATTTTAAAAGCAGCTACACCTAAACAAAAATCCCTATACCGCCAACTGACCCCTGAGCAAAGACAAAGGCTCTTAGAGGTCTTAGAGCGCAAGCAGCCAGTATCTGAGGCTTCTGAGGATTCTAAGGAAAGCCAAGCTGCATCTAGGGTTAAAGCTTGCGATAAGCGCAGTATGGAATGGGCCAAGATTAGAAGTCTGAGGGGTAAATAATGGCTAACAAGAAATCCTGTGTAGTCGATCTGCTACCAGATGACATTAAGGAAGCTGTAGACACCCAGTTAGCTAAAGGTATCCCAGCACCCGCGATCGCCAAATGGCTAGTAGCCAGAGGTCATAAGGTAACAGCTAGGCAGATTTATGGCTACAAGGCTAACACAGTACCCAAGGCTACCCTAACTACTCCTGTAGACCCCGATAGTTATGATGACTACTCAGACTCCGATAAACTCAAGAGGCTAACAAAGATATCCTTGAGTGTTGTGGATAACCTGAATGATTCCTTTAATGCTACTGGCGACTTAAGCACTGCTAGGGTACTTAGAGAGATGGTAGAGACAGCTTCAGGGCTTCTGAAGTACCAGCTACAGTACAACCAGCCTGACCCAGTGACCCATGTAACCTTTCAGATTGGGAGCCTAGAGGAATCATTAGGTATTCCTGAAGCTACTGAGGACAACTGGGCGCACTATGGGAACAATGGGGGAAATCTACCCCATGATTAGGTAAACTCCTCAGAATCCCCCAGAATCCCCCAGATTACCCCTAGAATCCCTTAGAGATACAAATGCCTCTATGGGATTTTTAATGTTCCTGTAGCCCCTTGTAGCCCTGCGATCGCTATTAGTGATGTTTTATCACTAACCTATACTACTTGACTAAATGAATACAAGCATTACTTTTGCATAACACCAAAGACCAATGCAAAACCCTATGAGTAGTTACCAGCTACACATAGGGCGATTAATAAATACTTATTTTTTAAATAACTTGTATGTGCATTATAACACATCTAGCGCTCAATGGTGCTAGTAGAAACTCTGATTATTTCCAAGACTCTTGGGAATCCCGGCTAGCCTGCGGTAACTCATGGGAATATAGCCTAACTGAGTGTCTGAAAACTCAAGGGTTAGACAAGGCTTACCAAGTAGACCATTATATGACCCACAGGGCGGTTTATGGGAGTTACAAGGCTGACCCGGATAACTGGCGATCGCGGAATCAGTCTAAGCTAGCCCAAGACTTGTACTCAAAGTATCAAAGGGACATCCGAGTTATCCACAATGGCAAAGGGTACAACTTAGAGGTCAAGTCCAAATCGGGTATCTTTGAAAACCATAACATACTAGTTGGCGGTATTACAACCAGATGGGCCAGATATAGGTTCCCTGTTCACTTCATAGTTGCCATCGATCGCACCACAGGGGAAGCCAGGGTAACTGAGGCGGATAAGCTAACCAGAGAAACCAGTTGGTTAAGGGTCAAGTCTCAGGAGTTATCCTATGCAGTCCCCAGGCATTTATTCAAACCTCTGGATAGCTGGCTAGATTTTATCAAAGATAGCTAGAGTTCTGGTAGATTTAGGGGCACTGTGTTACCTGCATAGTGCTTCAGGATTATCTCAGGGCTGTTACCAACTAACTTGGCTACTGTGGAGACTGTTAACCCTTGTTCTAGCATCAGGGTAATAAAAGTATGTCGGGTGTTATATGGGCATCGATAGCGCTCGATTTCACCAGCATCTAATAACCCTTGCATAACCCCATTGTAGTTTTTATTACTTGTCCTGCCCCCTTTCCAGACCTGTGTAGAGAATCGGGTATTACTGATTATCCCCCCAGTGGGACTAGTGAACACCTGGGATTCTAGATTAATATCCTGGGGTCTAATGGATAACAACAGTTCCCTAACTTGGGTATTACAGGGGAACTTCCTAGCCTTACCAGTCTTAGTCCCCTTCCTAATATTTAACTGACTATCATAGGACTCACAGAAGTTAATCTGGGTGCATTCAGGGTTGATGTGTTTCCACTGTAGGGCGATCGCTTCACCTGTCCTACAGCCAGTCCAGAATAGGAACTTTACAAATGGTGCATAGTGCGCTCTAGTAGTCTCAAATGCCTGGATGATGTTATTCATCTCCTGTTTACTAAATGGGTCAATGGCATCTGAGTCATGCTTGGGTAGCTTGATATCCTCTGACATCCCAGCAAAAGGATTATCCTTAGCCAGCCCTGACCCCATAGCCCATTTACAACAGGCAGCTAGGTAGGTTAGTACTCTTTTGGCAGCATTAGGGGACAGTTGGGTTAACAGGTGATCTCTGATTGCGATCGCCTGGGTTAAGTCCTTTGTAGGTAGCCCCTTAATGTGATTAGTGTACTTTCTGGCATAATCGCGCCGATATGTGGTAGCCGCTAGCTGGGGTTTCATATATGCACAGTATTGCTCCCATAGCTCCATTAGGTCAGTCTGAGGTGTCCTGGGGCTAACCAGGGTTAACAGAGGTTTCTTGTAGCTCTCTAGTTTTTCTTTGTAGCGCTCTAGTGTCGGGTCTAGTTGCCCTGTGATTATCTCTTCTTCTATCCAGTTGGCGACTGAATCAACTCGCCGCCGATTAATCTCATTAGCATCTAACCCAGTACTAATGAAGGTTTGTTTACCACCTGGGGTTACTGACCGAGGTAGCCGGAGCCTTAGCTTACCTCTGAACTCCTCAACCCCAACATTACCCCTGGCTGTCCTAGCTGTCTTGGCTGTACCCATTGAATATCACTAACCTCTATCTCCCTATGATGATATTCATTTTGATATTCAAAGTCAAGCGATTATTGCTAGATTGTTGACCACATAGGCACTTTTGAAGCCAAAGGGTATGCAATACCGGTCTGCAAAACCTCCACCCCCGGTTCAAATCCGGGTGCCGCCTTTAAGAAATATAAGTATTACAGGGCTTTAAAGCCCTTTTTTAATGGTAGTTGTAGGGCTTGTTTCCAGAGCCTTCCAATATTTTTGGGGTAATTTTGGGTAGTTTGGGTAAATAACTAGGGTAAAACTGGGGTAGAAATGTAAGGTAGAGCTTTCTCTTAGACTTTGGACAAAAAAAGGTAATTGAGAATATACCGATGTATCCGTAGTCTTGCTAACTTCACTATATATCAATGATTTAGATGCGTTTACCCTGCCCTAATCCCCAGTCCCCAACAAATAAATCAACGCTTCTACTAGAACTTGATTTTGTTCATCTGTGCCAACAGTAATGCGTAATTTATCGTCTAGCCCAGGCTGCTTGAAGTAACGGATTAAAATTCCCTGTTCTTTCAGTTGTTGATAGAGATATTCCGCGTTTCTTTGTGGAGGCTGTACCAGCAAAAAGTTAGTTTGGGAATCCCAGATATGAAAACCTAATTGTTTTAAGTCTGTTGATAGCTGATTCCGCGATGCTTTAATCTTTGCCACACAAGCATTTTTATAAGCTTGATCGGTAATAGCAGCCGTGCCAATTGCACAAGCGATCGCATCAATGTTATAGCTATCCTTCACTTTAAACAATCCCTGCAACAGTTTAGGATTCGCCACTCCAAATCCCAATCGCAGTCCAGCCAACGAGTACCCCTTAGAAAGGGTACGAATTATGATGACATTTTCGTATTCCTTTACCAAAGCCAACGCATTCTCTTCGGTAAAATCTACATAAGCTTCGTCAATCACTAAAACTCCAGATAACTGGTTGGCTAATTGGCGCAACTCGTTAATTGCTACCAGATGCCCCGATGGACTATTCGGTGACGCAATGAATGTGACAGAACCATTGACAGCAACCATTTCTTCCAAAGGTAAACTGTAGTCCTCGCTGTAGGAAATTTCAATAATTTCTGCACCTT
The Nostoc punctiforme PCC 73102 genome window above contains:
- a CDS encoding site-specific integrase, with protein sequence MGTAKTARTARGNVGVEEFRGKLRLRLPRSVTPGGKQTFISTGLDANEINRRRVDSVANWIEEEIITGQLDPTLERYKEKLESYKKPLLTLVSPRTPQTDLMELWEQYCAYMKPQLAATTYRRDYARKYTNHIKGLPTKDLTQAIAIRDHLLTQLSPNAAKRVLTYLAACCKWAMGSGLAKDNPFAGMSEDIKLPKHDSDAIDPFSKQEMNNIIQAFETTRAHYAPFVKFLFWTGCRTGEAIALQWKHINPECTQINFCESYDSQLNIRKGTKTGKARKFPCNTQVRELLLSIRPQDINLESQVFTSPTGGIISNTRFSTQVWKGGRTSNKNYNGVMQGLLDAGEIERYRCPYNTRHTFITLMLEQGLTVSTVAKLVGNSPEIILKHYAGNTVPLNLPEL
- a CDS encoding ribbon-helix-helix protein, CopG family; protein product: MKVKRQDAQQTLRLSTDTQMKLIALGDKRQQPISEIIRDAIAQYLENNN
- the thrC gene encoding threonine synthase; protein product: MTLSLSVAKSHRQPWPGLIEAYRQYLPVSEKTPVVTLLEGNTPLIPVPAIAERIGRQVRVFVKYDGLNPTGSFKDRGMTMAISKAKEAGAKAVICASTGNTSAAAAAYARRGGMNAFVLIPDGYVALGKLAQALLYGAEVLAIKGNFDQALEIVREMAESYPVTLVNSVNPYRLEGQKTGAFEIVDALGDAPDWLCIPVGNAGNITAYWMGFCQYHQDGKCDRLPRMMGFQAAGAAPLVHGQPVAHPETLATAIRIGNPASWELAIAAQTASQGNFHAVTDAEILDAYRLLASSEGIFCEPASAASVAGLLQVKDQIPTGATVVCVLTGNGLKDPDTAIKHNHSQFKQGIAAELGAVAEAMGF
- the hisC gene encoding histidinol-phosphate transaminase, translating into MTNYFRSNVDAMASYVPGEQPQRGTQIIKLNSNENPYPPSPAALAVLRNIEGEWLRRYPEPFGGEFRQAASKVLRVPSDWIIVGNGSDELLSVVIRACAEPGKKVVYPMPTYVLYRTLAEMQGAEIIEISYSEDYSLPLEEMVAVNGSVTFIASPNSPSGHLVAINELRQLANQLSGVLVIDEAYVDFTEENALALVKEYENVIIIRTLSKGYSLAGLRLGFGVANPKLLQGLFKVKDSYNIDAIACAIGTAAITDQAYKNACVAKIKASRNQLSTDLKQLGFHIWDSQTNFLLVQPPQRNAEYLYQQLKEQGILIRYFKQPGLDDKLRITVGTDEQNQVLVEALIYLLGTGD
- a CDS encoding chromophore lyase CpcT/CpeT → MTHSTDIATLARWMSADFSNQEQAFENPPFYAHIRVCIRPLPLELFSGVSLFLEQAYDFMLNQPYRMRVMKLIPAENHIAIEHYTVKEEQKFYGASREPERLKDLSVDQLEKMSGCNMIVEWTGKSFKGRVEPGKGCIVVRDGKNTYLDNEFEIDAKEFFSLDRGRDLDTDERLWGSIAGPFHFVRWANFADEVKAN
- a CDS encoding plasmid mobilization protein — encoded protein: MTNQRTNRKVKLQVWLTEEEHELLAQAATETGQGMSSYVRSTVLKAIKADLGVSVDNRSNQ
- a CDS encoding virulence-associated E family protein: MNYSNDNSLNPIQSSFDVNINDHYGVNIDSDGTTEFKLNVVKNAGVLRTVTPLGGDKSRGADPKAKNEINGGRQMAKQMIKGAEDKPQMFWKLFEAVYSDVRFNSWKQEYEVGGERVEWDSLMCRFEDVVCSRKGSEAFLKSRRRDFESRKGFNPMKEILEEYHKDFVKPVAMEEVATEDEEIGFIEVKKGDIRRWDEQVFTPFPQWDELSSLLFGTSDPLHQKMLEVFLIGAASRAVNPGKKLDTILVLKSDQGLAKTSFFRALGGEYFVSIDEIESVETTRLLQKGWIGELGELEGITSKADVNALKNWATKEEDPLRRMNTEDIPFRPRHIAFGGTCNSEEILKDTTGNRRFNIIPVTKEIPLDWFRQHRAHILAAAYHKYNEYIKAGIPWWFTKEWEAKSEAQNTNFMEKSQYEDSLTILVASLEGKYSRRDAEGQPIKEVEGIGFTLPDIMEGLGIHLGAQKQGRLDTKIGKLLESLGYQKKKTRVLGLSTPITQWAKADVPRDKVNHLTKSQIIEISRTL